One genomic segment of Garra rufa chromosome 13, GarRuf1.0, whole genome shotgun sequence includes these proteins:
- the apobb.1 gene encoding apolipoprotein Bb, tandem duplicate 1, with protein MGDTKLYLLLLLSGIVLTNAQDEELPCLLAKRYKSFQTYEYIYETESLNALNGATNGPKAKCKVEIEVPRTCSYIVRTTECELSEVVDVDAEGKPVFGPSAGADAFKAAMEKNPLKFTVEGDDDIKLFPEDDEPVNILNIKRGLISALAVPVLEEDRNRRMPTIYGMCKTGFTVNARESIVTDVTLNRDLSKCDNFRPVKDHTSPLALITGMHYPLAQLIRSSQTCNYKFDNAQKHMTSASCTENHMLVPFSYKGQYGVTNVGKQVLTLVRVSVHNDRIFEHDVANMKTLHLDGSIDSVHPIKDKEVMLSVLKELAGLSETNNGYNRAHLAQKLIGTIRKMNAESLSAALPEALEVSRFLVYQALFQCGTPECTSAILQVLRTFDRSSIEIDAAVYAMGMVPKPSRDLVEEMLKMAKYKNSKPIYYALSNAVRRLYEAEGSVTPEIQGVADYALEQIGDCKGDQEHVYLSLRVIGNMAAAVGAASPALKSAIIQCINQPATSPEVQQAAIQAFRLTSVPDEGREALMKVIFDKAAPVQKRVAAYLIVMKDPQPSELAQLVAALPKNENCQAMSFVNSHISNILSSTAADTKELREKILNALQGNEIRPSTDPTKYSRNYKIGSLEGNVIFESEELLPNEVILEMTMNAFGYDIDMFEIGLNGKGLEPTVDALIGIDGFFRDTMQKTINYAADKVPGGNDVMQSMFPTLWNNIKMQQAPQSIVKEIMDNVNKLIQKLKVQDNPEAMIYLRLLGAEMGYLKTKDMEGMANSAALLTTKLLNMFPADVKKFLRNLYSSVNNNLFLHYVFMDNEFYLPTGTGLPLRVALSGTFAPGVKGGLKIAPDMSEMAFMPSVGVEFVTAVGALLPDFVESGLEMHTNIYHESGLKVKVAVSKKQLKLTFPTPQTPTKLISVTNSLFSVTGTETKTIPPMIEHVKAQKCTPFFPGFKYCSAMQYSNAFSNDASPYFPLTGDSKFAIEIHPTGEVSAYTATVDYVYEDKVDELTFGLKAEGTSFEGTAKLMFNRQKYSVSADFQIPDYDLEAGIRVHSVDRSTESKATHSVQIDFINKNIPEASLVALAKTESMKDAMLQVQLLIPRFETDAKVTANMKHAEGCTLELESDLRLPKTTSSLQKIILKYDAEMIEAEVTSDVSTEIHNIIPIDAIKARVNDLLDQQTGTSDMKIRDILIQPVEASNAYLERFADFRIPALPEFTVPKKLFLNAEGSAKYKFGQNYYSISIPIPLGGKSSGDFNIPAALTTPYLAVPLLGLEVASISILLPEVFVPESLSVSLPYEARAEVSSKLSSNFYNMEATASAGRELDEKPSYSAKIQVTGTSPVDLLSFKVEGSALVEDTPGESLRAEMKSSFDHKLIEASFNYAEELTTAEKFKLKSSSKIEANSPLGLKISLEHTGQVGVNEDEISGDGNLMGSIKAGPLNGDVALKQSLILLPFKPEAKIDSSLKVDSDHFQAENTIEAGFANGELSVMSKTTAFENTLIHDAEVTYKASQLALKSDTRAKVLSLNIRNVAEASASPDLVNIKIDTNADAFASQLIAKLDVNGLDIKSDASANMIEHTASHKCSLSLTKDGLATSGTTSLESSLIPLTLQNKFNGALDTSKLSLSAETKGKFIEMLIKNTNSLSASLSSVAFSSLTDLDGDVVTYKHDISVQIEPYSSLVTINNNLDVLDIILFNEAQFKALPSKADLSGSWKLSSGEDELKHTYEIKYEDLTVTAKCGTSGKLMGSHMSHNTEIEVAGLSVTFGSDARLNSQYLRFDGNFHAAAVPFKVNIDAMANTDGDLYMYGKQTAQVYTKFLMKAEPLALAHSHECRVSTAHNLDSGLSIETNLDNKIDTLLTPSEQKATVRVKSKVNNHLFSKDVSAYNNPERLGVEVSGSMTTNLFNRVDADNQEHLFSAFLKYDKNTNSRVFSLPLLQNFPVDLQHIKLTVLRIVEAMQYYINREDIIAEIQNLAKYISDYVNELNLEKKIGKMSEDLIALYEKYGFTLDDMEAALINLKPVLLKLVTELDTRVEEIERIVKEIIASGTLSDTAIQRLTEELNAFNEKYDIKAIVLAVIEAIENLVEQIDVTKLKGSLQDIEEQYAIKSTLEEILSKLKQFVANFDQGKFTEDVKNFVTSANFRDYANDLVARIPTEEIRKTAENAKLLLTVLGGKLNAIYNNVREILEKSGVDKKIETILKKAVELIKKFNIEETVKTLASTLKSMLTPITECLDKAMTYLKTTEVKQIIEDLNNCLNHCVRYITFDYNAFVDEANQKIKELINDLYSMSLSLEIRQKLDAIREFVSYALSSLTSCLEELRTIKVADVVRKLKDIFDSAVLIDTEALIEILRKRITDMDIRKEITQQVSGIYTKVVAIATDACSAVMEIIQTILEDQTIVNEMKQICERVKTALKTAEFEIPSFTFPLTDLVVPSIKISLEKFQEINLPPILVDLPEFTVLQYFTVPPIKIEYDDIRQGLLDLLNFIANYEMPSLDAIFGDLRIIYLPEISAITLPEISFPEISFPEIPKFFPDHTFSDLQIPEFTLPAIPSEIMIPCFGNLYGEVRVNIPIFNMRTTMEFVNSTESAESPQFTGAFTSHGTSEYDILNYSLVSTARVAIPKMSRVIFSETLKITHSAVRVDHQSSVSLYGFSAQAVSKSKLKITVAAYSANIDNMAFFALEDGMSANIKTQYTDKIRMSWLSLNSDHSYTNEITLRQDGLSIHLTMTEDGKGQISVEDESDSITMKSISTIVITPTTAKLTISTDGDGDYIKFKQTINAESVVLSHIDFNAHFEGNDDTGETYLLDASGNVNLRKMKVEMKAAYDTKLIGLLSGTISSSFNFLVHPCELVLDFQNKANTKLSFKDPLTAKIDLQNDYAVILNTNMQQLSTVALARFNQYKYSHNFTVANNEDEAGIYGAVDGEANLEFLNAPFSIPPIQLETVFVFVNTPEISNINLYEQTGLKHLLTNFDQAIDVNAKIVYQKSKAAPIIDLGLINVYPLGDLISELSFKSSIFNLNANAGMYGKDNPVIRFGAITASEFEGLKAKLEGTSSLSTKSGLKLANSVVLENRHIEGTHESTATINPDNFEVVLSGITTGNINLPIFRAKANHQLTADNKAHPKADSTLKTEYTFDVPIIKLAGKGSAENILKGEATPTFVSAETLIKSSIDGTFLDSGIVKGALNYDESFYLNGNSLRYALKTLADGNLNYGDLKLAFDVDENLSVETAMEHVYAMLKFSSKNEANIGGFNTKGDHTGQATVDMELLKSLVADMKLDLSQPSTFGDLKISEMALVELSLPKQKIDYTSKIISPVYTTDVVAKLDGSAPVYKTVLKATATSPAVLLEYNLDSSMSTTMENGALVVGANAVLTHADFTMDISNVLRMGDPSHTVNVDITSPTFTDVNVRYAAQRDGLSASVSTPTTGHLGFQLQGKTPSDMTARIYSRYASAPGDDVEILNIRAVPKGDEKVLLVSYNILATLDMAGGFMERLQPMVSRVEGFAKKYGITDARDRLFIVLNKIERVFRDAYSSASWPSQDLSELSKLFRNVVVTYQKTIQVLIDAAISFLRETKYKLPGMDEATLPQICKKIQFIIAEMLEKLANNLEIYFSPIMENIKTVEMKLPSGKVMTVAELKENVRSTLGSYLAMVVDVMKQTKGLDVYLRKLKQTLQEVVDKAQEFVDSIKSDILEGVAASLNIVYKKLLQTVNDLGTMFVYLVLLPLSVLYSHWEEFINANNGIQQIELPLPFFQ; from the exons ATGGGGGACACTAAGCTCTACCTTTTGCTGCTTCTAAGTGGAATAGTCTTGACAA ATGCTCAAGACGAGGAATTACCATGCCTTC TGGCCAAAAGGTACAAGAGCTTTCAGACGTATGAATACATCTATGAAACGGAATCTCTAAATGCCTTGAATGGAGCAACCAATGGCCCCAAAGCAAAATGCAAG GTTGAAATTGAGGTCCCACGCACATGCAGCTACATCGTGCGCACAACGGAGTGCGAGTTGAGTGAGGTGGTCGATGTTGATGCAGAAGGAAAGCCTGTCTTTGGGCCATCTGCTGGTGCAGACGCTTTCAAGGCTGCCATGGAGAA GAACCCACTGAAGTTCACCGTTGAGGGAGATGATGACATCAAGTTGTTTCCTGAGGATGATGAaccagtcaacattttgaacatcaAGAGAGGTCTAATCTCTGCCCTTGCAGTGCCTGTGCTGGAGGAGGACAGAAACAGAAGAATG CCCACGATCTACGGTATGTGCAAGACAGGCTTCACCGTAAACGCCAGAGAGAGCATTGTCACTGATGTCACCCTCAACAGAGATCTGTCTAAATGTGACAATTTCAGGCCGGTCAAGGACCACACCAGTCCCCTGGCTCTTATCACAGGCATG CACTACCCACTTGCTCAGCTCATCAGGAGCAGCCAAACCTGCAACTACAAGTTTGATAATGCTCAGAAACATATGACCTCTGCTTCCTGCACTGAAAACCACATGCTTGTGCCTTTCTCTTACAA AGGACAGTATGGAGTTACTAATGTGGGAAAACAAGTCTTGACTCTGGTGAGAGTGTCGGTGCACAACGACAGAATCTTTGAGCATG ATGTAGCCAACATGAAGACCCTGCACCTTGACGGAAGCATTGACTCAGTTCATCCAATTAAGGATAAAGAGGTCATGCTGTCTGTTCTAAAAGAACTGGCTGGCCTTTCTGAAACCAACAATGGATACAACAGAGCCCACCTAGCTCAAAAGCTCATTGGTACAATCCGCAAAATGAATGCTGAAAGCCTGAGTGCTGCTCTACCGGAGGCCCTGGAGGTTTCTCGCTTCCTGGTGTACCAGGCGTTGTTCCAGTGTGGCACACCAGAATGCACCAGCGCCATCTTGCAAGTTCTCAGGACCTTTGACCGTTCCTCAATAGAGATTGATGCTGCAGTATATGCCATGGGAATGGTTCCCAAACCATCCAGAGACCTTGTTGAGGAAATGCTGAAGATGGCCAAGTACAAGAACAGCAAACCCATCTACTATGCCCTCAGCAATGCTGTCAGGAG GCTCTATGAAGCTGAAGGAAGTGTCACCCCTGAGATTCAGGGAGTTGCTGATTACGCTCTTGAACAGATTGGCGACTGCAAAGGCGACCAGGAACATGTGTACCTGTCCCTAAGG GTCATTGGAAACATGGCTGCTGCTGTTGGAGCCGCAAGCCCTGCTCTGAAATCTGCAATTATCCAATGCATAAACCAACCTGCTACATCCCCTGAGGTCCAGCAAGCTGCTATTCAAGCTTTTAGACTCACTTCTGTCCCCGATGAG GGCAGAGAGGCGCTAATGAAGGTCATTTTCGACAAAGCCGCTCCTGTACAGAAGCGTGTTGCTGCGTACCTTATTGTGATGAAGGACCCTCAGCCCTCTGAACTGGCTCAGCTGGTTGCTGCTCtgcctaaaaatgaaaactgtcaggCTATGAGCTTTGTTAACTCACATATCAGCAACATCCTGAGCTCCACAGCAGCTGACACTAAGGA ACTTAGAGAGAAGATTCTCAATGCCCTCCAAGGGAATGAGATCAGACCTTCCACAGATCCAACAAAGTACTCACGCAATTACAAGATTGGCTCTCTAGAGGGAAATGTGATCTTCGAGTCTGAAGAACTTCTGCCCAATGAAGTCATCCTGGAGATGACCATGAATGCTTTTGGATATGACATAGACATGTTTGAG ATTGGGTTGAATGGTAAGGGACTGGAACCCACTGTTGATGCCCTCATCGGTATTGATGGATTCTTCCGTGACACCATGCAGAAGACCATTAATTACGCAGCTGATAAAGTTCCCGGGGGCAATGACGTTATGCAGAGCATGTTCCCAACCCTATGGAATAACATAAAAATGCAACAG GCCCCTCAAAGCATCGTCAAGGAAATAATGGATAATGTTAACAAGCTCATCCAGAAACTGAAGGTTCAGGATAACCCCGAGGCTATGATCTACCTGAGGCTTCTGGGAGCTGAAATGGGCTATCTCAAAACCAAGGATATGGAAGGCATGGCCAACTCTGCTGCTTTGCTGACTACCAAACTCTTAAATATGTTCCCTGCCGATGTAA aaaaa TTCCTAAGGAACCTTTACTCGAGTGTCAACAACAACCTTTTCCTTCACTACGTCTTCATGGACAATGAGTTCTATCTACCCACTGGTACTGGACTTCCTTTAAGAGTTGCCCTGTCTGGTACTTTTGCTCCAGGAGTGAAAGGAGGACTGAAAATTGCACCTGATATG AGTGAGATGGCTTTCATGCCATCTGTTGGAGTGGAGTTTGTGACTGCAGTTGGAGCTCTTTTACCAGACTTTGTTGAGTCTGGTCTGGAGATGCATACTAACATCTACCATGAGAGTGGTTTGAAAGTAAAGGTTGCTGTAAGCAAAAAGCAGCTAAAGCTGACGTTTCCCACACCCCAAACTCCAACAAAACTCATCAGTGTGAC CAACTCTTTGTTCTCAGTGACTGGTACTGAAACTAAGACTATTCCTCCGATGATTGAACATGTGAAAGCACAGAAGTGCACTCCTTTCTTCCCTGGTTTTAAGTATTGCAGTGCCATGCAATACTCAAATGCCTTTTCCAATGATGCCTCTCCCTATTTCCCCTTGACCGGTGACAGCAA ATTTGCCATTGAGATCCATCCCACCGGTGAGGTTTCTGCATACACAGCTACTGTCGACTATGTGTATGAAGACAAAGTTGATGAGTTGACTTTTGGTCTGAAGGCAGAAG GAACATCGTTTGAGGGCACAGCAAAACTGATGTTCAACAGACAGAAATACAGTGTCTCAGCTGATTTCCAAATTCCTGATTATGACCTTGAAGCTGGAATTCGGGTTCATTCTGTTGACCGCAGCACTGAGAGCAAGGCCACACATTCTGTTCAAATTGACTTCATCAACAAGAATATACCTGAGGCATCACTTGTTGCTCTTGCTAA GACAGAGTCAATGAAGGATGCAATGCTGCAGGTTCAGCTGCTCATTCCTCGTTTTGAGACTGATGCTAAAGTAACTGCAAACATGAAACATGCTGAGGGTTGCACACTAGAGCTTGAGAGTGACCTTAGGCTTCCCAAGACAACTTCCTCTCTTCAGAAAATCATTCTGAAATATg ATGCGGAAATGATTGAGGCTGAGGTCACTTCTGATGTCAGCACTGAGATTCACAACATTATTCCTATCGATGCCATCAAAGCCAGAGTCAATGACCTGCTTGACCAGCAGACTGGCACGTCTGATATGAAGATCCGTGATATCTTGATTCAGCCAGTTGag GCTTCAAATGCCTACCTGGAACGATTTGCCGACTTTAGGATTCCTGCCCTCCCAGAATTCACAGTCCCTAAGAAGCTCTTCCTGAATGC TGAGGGTTCAGCTAAATACAAGTTTGGTCAGAATTATTATTCCATCTCCATTCCCATTCCTCTTGGTGGGAAATCTTCTGGAGATTTCAACATCCCTGCTGCCCTGACCACACCATACCTGGCAGTACCTCTGCTTGGCCTGGAAGTTGCTTCCATTAGCATTCTTCTCCCAGAAGTCTTTGTTCCTGAGAGTCTGTCTGTGTCACTGCCTTACGAGGCAAGGGCAGAGGTGTCCAGCAAGCTGAGCAGCAACTTCTACAACATGGAAGCAACAGCTTCTGCTGGAAGGGAACTTGATGAGAAGCCAAGCTATTCTGCTAAGATTCAAGTCACTGGAACCAGCCCAGTGGATCTCCTCTCCTTCAAAGTGGAAG GGTCTGCTTTAGTGGAAGACACACCTGGGGAATCTTTGAGGGCTGAGATGAAATCCTCTTTTGATCACAAGCTAATTGAAGCCAGTTTTAATTATGCTGAGGAACTGACAACTGCTGAAAAATTCAAATTGAAGTCAAGCAGTAAGATTGAGGCAAACAGCCCCTTAGGTCTGAAGATTTCACTTGAACACACAGGCCAGGTTGGTGTCAATGAGGATGAGATCTCCGGAGATGGAAATCTGATGGGCTCCATCAAGGCTGGTCCTCTGAATGGTGATGTTGCTCTCAAGCAGTCACTTATCCTACTCCCATTTAAGCCAGAAGCAAAAATTGATTCCTCTCTGAAAGTCGACTCAGACCATTTCCAAGCAGAGAACACAATTGAAGCAGGGTTTGCCAATGGAGAGCTCTCTGTTATGTCAAAAACAACTGCATTTGAGAACACCCTGATACATGATGCTGAAGTTACATATAAAGCATCTCAGCTTGCTCTGAAGTCAGATACAAGGGCAAAGGTTCTCAGTCTGAACATCCGAAATGTAGCTGAGGCTAGTGCTAGTCCTGATTTGGTCAACATTAAGATTGACACTAATGCTGACGCTTTTGCTTCCCAGCTTATAGCAAAACTGGATGTCAATGGGCTGGATATAAAAAGTGATGCCTCCGCCAATATGATTGAACACACAGCTTCCCACAAGTGTAGCCTATCCCTGACCAAGGATGGCCTAGCCACGAGTGGCACAACCTCACTGGAAAGCTCTCTCATCCCTTTGACACTTCAGAACAAATTCAACGGAGCCCTTGACACTTCAAAGCTTTCCCTGTCAGCTGAGACGAAGGGTAAATTTATTGAAATgctaattaaaaatacaaattcgCTGTCTGCATCCCTGTCCTCCGTAGCTTTCAGCTCCTTAACGGATCTTGATGGTGATGTTGTAACTTATAAGCATGACATCTCTGTTCAAATTGAACCATATAGTTCTTTAGTGACAATCAATAATAATCTGGATGTTTTGGACATCATTCTATTTAATGAGGCCCAGTTTAAGGCACTTCCATCCAAAGCTGACCTGAGTGGCAGTTGGAAGCTTTCCTCTGGTGAAGATGAGCTGAAGCACACATACGAAATCAAATATGAAGATCTGACTGTCACCGCCAAGTGTGGTACTAGTGGAAAACTCATGGGATCTCACATGAGCCACAACACAGAAATCGAGGTTGCTGGACTTTCAGTCACATTTGGCAGTGATGCACGTTTAAACTCACAGTACCTACGTTTCGATGGTAACTTCCATGCCGCTGCTGTTCCCTTCAAAGTTAACATTGACGCCATGGCCAATACAGATGGTGATTTGTATATGTATGGAAAACAAACCGCACAAGTTTACACTAAATTTCTTATGAAGGCAGAACCACTTGCTCTTGCACACTCACACGAATGCAGGGTCTCAACAGCTCACAATTTGGACAGTGGCCTGTCAATTGAAACCAACCTTGATAATAAGATTGATACTTTGCTGACACCATCTGAGCAGAAGGCCACAGTGAGAGTTAAGTCTAAGGTCAACAACCATTTGTTCAGCAAAGATGTGAGTGCTTACAACAACCCCGAAAGACTTGGAGTAGAAGTGTCTGGATCCATGACCACAAACCTCTTCAACAGAGTTGACGCTGACAACCAAGAGCACTTATTCTCAGCCTTcctaaaatatgataaaaacacTAACAGCCGTGTCTTCAGCCTGCCATTACTTCAGAATTTTCCTGTGGACCTGCAACACATCAAACTTACAGTTTTAAGGATTGTTGAGGCCATGCAGTATTATATCAACAGAGAAGACATTATTGCTGAGATTCAGAACCTGGCTAAGTACATTAGTGATTATGTGAATGAGCTAAATCTGGAAAAGAAAATTGGCAAGATGAGCGAGGACCTGATTGCTCTTTATGAGAAGTATGGATTTACTCTGGATGACATGGAGGCTGCTTTGATAAATCTAAAGCCTGTTTTGTTGAAGCTAGTCACTGAACTGGACACCCGTGTAGAAGAGATTGAAAGAATTGTGAAAGAAATTATTGCAAGTGGCACACTGTCCGACACTGCAATACAGAGACTAACAGAAGAACTGAATGCATTCAATGAGAAATATGACATTAAAGCCATAGTTCTTGCTGTCATTGAGGCTATTGAAAATTTAGTTGAGCAGATTGATGTAACTAAACTAAAGGGCAGCTTGCAAGATATTGAGGAACAGTATGCTATTAAATCCACACTGGAGGAGATTTTGAGTAAACTGAAGCAATTTGTTGCAAACTTTGACCAAGGAAAGTTCACTGAGGATGTGAAGAACTTTGTTACCTCTGCCAACTTCAGAGACTATGCAAATGATTTGGTGGCTCGAATCCCCACAGAGGAAATCCGCAAGACTGCTGAAAACGCAAAGCTACTGCTTACTGTACTGGGAGGGAAGCTGAATGCCATCTACAACAATGTGAGAGAAATCCTGGAGAAATCTGGGGTTGACAAGAAGATTGAAACAATTCTAAAAAAGGCTGTTGAGCTCATAAAGAAGTTCAATATTGAAGAAACTGTTAAGACTCTTGCTAGCACTTTGAAATCTATGCTGACCCCCATCACAGAGTGTCTGGATAAGGCTATGACCTACTTGAAAACAACAGAGGTAAAGCAAATCATTGAAGATTTAAACAACTGCCTAAACCATTGTGTCAGGTATATTACATTTGACTACAATGCATTTGTGGATGAAGCCAACCAGAAAATCAAGGAGTTAATCAATGATCTTTACTCCATGAGTTTGTCACTTGAGATCCGGCAAAAGCTCGATGCAATCAGAGAATTTGTCAGTTATGCTCTGTCATCTCTTACTTCTTGCCTTGAGGAGCTGAGAACGATCAAAGTTGCAGATGTGGTCAGAAAACTCAAGGACATTTTTGATAGTGCAGTCCTCATTGATACTGAAGCACTCATAGAGATCCTCAGGAAGAGAATTACAGACATGGATATCAGAAAAGAAATCACGCAGCAAGTGAGTGGTATTTACACTAAAGTAGTGGCCATTGCAACAGATGCATGCAGTGCAGTAATGGAAATAATCCAAACCATCCTTGAAGATCAAACAATTGTCAATGAGATGAAGCAAATCTGTGAGAGAGTCAAGACAGCACTGAAAACAGCTGAATTTGAGATCCCATCTTTCACTTTCCCACTCACTGACCTTGTTGTACCCTCCATAAAAATAAGTTTAGAGAAGTTTCAAGAAATCAACCTCCCTCCTATACTGGTTGACCTCCCAGAGTTCACTGTTCTGCAATATTTCACAGTGCCACCGATCAAAATAGAGTATGATGATATCAGGCAGGGACTATTAGACCTATTAAACTTCATTGCCAATTATGAAATGCCATCTCTTGACGCCATCTTTGGCGACCTAAGAATTATCTACCTGCCTGAGATCTCTGCCATTACACTGCCAGAGATAAGTTTCCCAGAGATTTCCTTCCCCGAAATTCCTAAATTCTTTCCGGACCACACATTCTCAGACCTGCAGATCCCAGAATTCACTCTCCCTGCAATCCCTAGTGAGATCATGATACCATGCTTTGGAAATTTGTACGGTGAGGTTAGGGTCAACATTCCAATTTTCAACATGAGAACTACCATGGAATTCGTAAACTCTACTGAAAGTGCAGAAAGTCCTCAATTCACAGGGGCCTTCACCTCACATGGAACATCTGAATATGACATTCTTAATTACAGCTTGGTTTCCACAGCTCGGGTTGCCATCCCCAAGATGAGTCGTGTGATTTTTTCTGAAACCCTGAAGATCACTCACAGTGCTGTGCGTGTTGACCATCAATCCTCAGTGTCACTCTACGGCTTCTCAGCTCAGGCTGTGTCTAAGAGCAAGTTGAAGATAACTGTCGCTGCCTATAGTGCTAACATTGATAACATGGCCTTCTTTGCACTGGAGGATGGAATGTCGGCAAATATTAAAACACAATATACCGACAAGATAAGAATGTCTTGGCTCTCATTGAACAGTGACCATTCTTACACTAATGAGATCACTCTTAGGCAGGATGGTTTATCAATCCATCTGACCATGACAGAAGACGGCAAGGGCCAAATATCTGTGGAAGATGAGTCTGATTCTATCACCATGAAGAGTATTTCAACTATAGTTATTACTCCAACAACAGCCAAGCTAACCATTTCTACAGATGGTGATGGTGACTACATAAAGTTTAAACAGACAATAAATGCTGAAAGTGTTGTCCTGAGCCACATTGACTTTAATGCCCATTTTGAAGGAAATGATGATACTGGGGAGACTTACTTGCTGGATGCTTCTGGAAATGTTAACCTCAGAAAAATGAAGGTAGAGATGAAGGCAGCCTATGACACAAAGCTCATTGGATTGCTTAGTGGTACGATTTCCAGTTCTTTCAACTTCTTAGTGCATCCCTGTGAGCTGGTCCTTGATTTCCAAAACAAGGCTAATACTAAACTCAGCTTTAAAGACCCTCTGACTGCCAAGATTGATCTCCAGAATGATTATGCTGTTATCCTAAATACCAACATGCAGCAGTTGAGCACTGTGGCACTTGCTCGTTTCAACCAGTACAAATACAGTCACAACTTTACAGTTGCCAACAACGAAGATGAGGCTGGCATTTATGGTGCAGTCGATGGAGAGGCCAATTTGGAATTCCTGAATGCCCCATTCAGTATCCCACCTATCCAGTTAGAAACAGTTTTTGTATTTGTTAACACTCCAGAAATCAGCAACATTAACCTATATGAGCAAACTGGCCTTAAGCATTTGTTGACCAACTTTGACCAGGCTATTGATGTAAATGCAAAGATTGTCTACCAGAAGAGCAAAGCTGCACCCATTATTGATCTTGGTCTCATTAATGTCTATCCTCTGGGTGATTTAATCTCTGAGTTGTCATTCAAGTCCTCTATATTCAACCTTAATGCTAATGCTGGTATGTATGGGAAAGATAACCCAGTAATTCGATTTGGAGCAATTACTGCCTCTGAGTTTGAAGGACTCAAGGCCAAGCTTGAAGGAACCAGCAGTCTGAGCACCAAAAGTGGATTAAAATTAGCCAACTCTGTGGTCCTGGAAAATCGCCACATTGAAGGAACCCATGAAAGCACTGCAACTATAAACCCAGATAACTTTGAAGTTGTACTGTCTGGGATCACAACTGGAAACATCAACCTACCAATCTTTAGAGCTAAAGCCAACCACCAACTTACTGCTGACAACAAGGCCCATCCAAAAGCGGATTCAACTTTAAAGACAGAGTACACATTTGACGTTCCCATTATTAAGCTTGCTGGTAAGGGAAGTGCTGAGAACATCCTAAAAGGTGAAGCAACACCTACGTTCGTCTCTGCGGAGACTCTCATAAAGAGTAGCATTGATGGAACTTTCCTAGATAGTGGCATTGTAAAGGGAGCTCTGAATTATGACGAATCTTTCTATCTGAATGGAAACAGTTTGCGATATGCTCTTAAGACACTTGCCGATGGCAACCTGAATTATGGAGACCTCAAGCTAGCATTTGATGTGGATGAAAACCTGTCTGTGGAAACAGCTATGGAACATGTTTATGCTATGCTGAAGTTTTCTTCCAAGAATGAAGCAAATATTGGAGGTTTTAACACAAAGGGAGATCACACTGGCCAGGCTACAGTTGATATGGAGCTTCTAAAGTCACTGGTGGCTGATATGAAATTGGACTTGTCTCAGCCAAGCACCTTTGGTGACCTTAAGATCTCAGAGATGGCATTGGTGGAGCTTAGTTTACCCAAGCAGAAAATTGACTACACCTCAAAGATCATCTCTCCAGTGTACACCACAGATGTTGTTGCTAAACTAGATGGTAGTGCCCCAGTCTACAAAACTGTTCTCAAGGCTACAGCCACTTCACCAGCTGTGCTCCTGGAGTACAATCTTGACA GCTCCATGAGTACTACAATGGAGAATGGTGCCCTTGTTGTAGGAGCAAATGCTGTACTTACACATGCTGACTTTACTATGGACATCAGCAATGTTCTTCGTATGGG TGACCCTAGCCATACAGTGAACGTGGACATCACCAGCCCAACATTCACCGATGTGAACGTTCGCTACGCTGCTCAAAGAGATGGACTGAGTGCCTCTGTTTCCACACCAACAACTGGCCACCTTGGCTTCCAGCTTCAAGGAAAGACCCCATCCGATATGACTGCAAGGATCTACAGCCGTTATGCT TCTGCACCAGGAGATGATGTTGAAATTCTGAACATCCGTGCTGTACCAAAGGGAGATGAAAAAGTACTGCTGGTCAGCTACAATATACTGGCTACACTAGATATGGCCGGAGGCTTTATGGAGAGGCTACAACCTATGGTTTCCCGTGTTGAAGGATTTGCTAAAAAATATGGCATCACTGATGCCCGAGACAGACTGTTCATCGTTCTTAATAAAATTGAAAGAGTTTTCAGAGATGCCTACTCCTCTGCTTCCTGGCCTAGCCAAGACCTTAGTGAGCTGTCTAAACTTTTCAGAAATGTAGTTGTTACATACCA